Proteins from a single region of Mucilaginibacter daejeonensis:
- a CDS encoding TolC family protein, with amino-acid sequence MNKTSTLVLVLLLSVITISNKVMAQSSIIPDINEAYLEKLIATAKVNYPHLRSLQSRVEIAKGNIGRARLSYLDALTFSYVYQPKTTFNLNALQPGNTDGSLAGTNNRTSLFSGTQFGLFFNLGSYLQKPFAVRQSKQELAIANNEIQEYTLTLTTQVRKRYYQYIQRLGALKLQSQATIDAQNVLKDIRYRFEKGEETLDNYNKARITLVQQNQTKITAEADLFLAKADLEELLGDRLENIK; translated from the coding sequence ATGAACAAAACATCTACACTTGTTTTAGTACTGTTACTAAGTGTGATCACTATCTCTAACAAAGTGATGGCACAAAGCTCGATCATACCTGATATCAATGAGGCCTATCTGGAAAAGCTCATTGCTACGGCTAAGGTCAATTATCCGCATTTACGGTCATTGCAAAGCCGTGTGGAGATCGCTAAAGGCAATATCGGCCGCGCCCGGTTGTCATACCTTGACGCATTGACGTTCTCATACGTTTATCAGCCAAAGACCACCTTCAATCTTAACGCATTGCAGCCAGGCAATACCGATGGGTCGTTAGCCGGTACTAATAACCGTACCAGCTTGTTCAGCGGTACGCAGTTCGGTCTGTTCTTTAACCTGGGGTCTTACCTACAAAAGCCATTCGCGGTAAGGCAGTCCAAACAAGAGCTGGCCATTGCCAATAACGAGATCCAGGAATATACGCTTACACTCACCACCCAGGTACGCAAGCGTTATTACCAGTACATACAGCGTTTGGGTGCATTGAAGCTGCAATCGCAAGCTACCATTGATGCGCAGAACGTACTGAAGGATATACGCTACCGTTTCGAAAAAGGGGAGGAGACCCTCGACAATTATAACAAAGCGCGCATCACGCTTGTGCAACAGAACCAGACCAAGATCACGGCCGAGGCCGATCTTTTTTTGGCCAAGGCCGATCTGGAGGAGTTGCTGGGCGATAGATTAGAAAATATCAAATAA